Proteins encoded by one window of Terriglobia bacterium:
- the tuf gene encoding elongation factor Tu (EF-Tu; promotes GTP-dependent binding of aminoacyl-tRNA to the A-site of ribosomes during protein biosynthesis; when the tRNA anticodon matches the mRNA codon, GTP hydrolysis results; the inactive EF-Tu-GDP leaves the ribosome and release of GDP is promoted by elongation factor Ts; many prokaryotes have two copies of the gene encoding EF-Tu), with amino-acid sequence MAKEKFDRSKPHVNIGTIGHIDHGKTTLTSAITKVLQKHNPKV; translated from the coding sequence ATGGCGAAGGAGAAATTTGATCGATCCAAGCCGCACGTGAACATTGGGACGATCGGGCACATTGATCACGGGAAGACGACGTTGACCTCGGCGATCACGAAGGTGCTGCAGAAGCACAATCCGAAGGTGC